The following are encoded in a window of Syngnathoides biaculeatus isolate LvHL_M chromosome 3, ASM1980259v1, whole genome shotgun sequence genomic DNA:
- the LOC133498513 gene encoding serine/threonine-protein kinase prk-2-like — translation MENNPQEKIQQKYETLSLIQKGANGKVYGGIRKMDGFMVLLMQQSGQMKGIISLYDWYSLDQEIVLVLERPVPCMDLFEFIHGIGQMDEAQAKVCFTTATITLRGTLECLINVVCFWNVGGKRECPEKTHADTGRTCKLHTGIAGIEPWTSEVKDRL, via the exons ATGGAGAATAACCCTCAAG AAAAGATCCAGCAAAAGTACGAGACATTGTCACTGATCCAGAAAGGAGCCAATGGAAAAGTCTATGGCGGgatcagaaaaatggatggcttcaTG GTTTTGCTCATGCAGCAAAGCGGACAAATGAAAGGAATTATTTCACTTTACGACTGGTACAGTCTGGACCAAGAGATTGTCCTGGTGCTGGAGAGGCCAGTGCCCTGCATGGACCTCTTTGAGTTCATCCATGGAATTGGCCAAATGGACGAAGCACAAGCTAAG GTTTGTTTCACCACTGCCACAATCACACTCAGAGGcactttagagtgtctaattaatgttgtatgtttttggaatgtgggaggaaaacgggagtgcccggagaaaactcacgcagacacagggagaacatgcaaactccacacaggcattgccgggatcgaaccttggacctcagaagtgAAAG ATCGTCTTTAA